TCAACCTGGTCACGGGCCCGGGCAACATCTACGTCGCCGCCGCCAAGCGCCACCTGCAGGGTGTCGTGGCGATCGACTCCGAGGCCGGCCCCACCGAGATCGCGATCGTCGCCGACTCCACCGCCGACCCGGCGTTCGTCGCCTCCGACCTCATCAGCCAGGCCGAGCACGACCCGATGGCCGCCGCCGTGCTGATCACCGACTCCCTCGAGCTCGCGGACGCCGTGGACGCCGAGCTGACCCGCCAGGTGCCCCTGGCCCGTCACGAGGAGCGGATCCGCACGGCCCTGGCCGGCTCGCAGTCGGCCACCGTGCTGGTGCGCGACACCGACCAGGGCGTCGACGTCGCCAACGCCTACGCGGCCGAGCACCTCGAGATCCAGACGGCCGACGCGCCGGCGGTCGCGGACCGCATCGTCAACGCCGGGGCCGTGTTCGTCGGCTCGTTCGCCCCCGTCTCGCTCGGCGACTACGCCGCCGGGTCGAACCACGTGCTGCCCACCGCCGGGTGCGCCTGCCACTCGTCGGGCCTGTCCGTGCGCGCGTTCGTGAAGAACATGCACGTCGTGACCTACTCCGAGGCCGCCCTGCGCGACGTCGGGCCCCAGGTCGTCACGCTCGCCGAGGCCGAGGACCTGCCGTCCCACGGCGCCGCCGTCACCGCGCGCCTGGAGCGTGGCCAGTGACTGTGCCCAGCTGGGTGCCGATCCGCGACGAGCTGAGGAACGAGGAGCCGTACGGCGCTCCCCAGATCGACGTCCCGGTCCGCCTGAACACCAACGAGAACCCCTACGGCCCGAGCGAGAAGGCCGCGGCGGACATCGCCGGTGCGGTGCACCAGGCCGCGCTGGAGCTGAACCGGTACCCCGACCGGGAGGCGTGGGCGCTGCGCGAGGCCCTGGCGGCCTACCTCGGTCACGGACTCACGGCCGACCGGGTGTGGGCGGCCAACGGGTCGAACGAGGTCATGCAGCAGATCCTGCAGGCGTTCGGCGGCCCGGGCCGCACGGTGCTGTCCTTCGCGCCGACCTACTCGATGTATCCCGAGTACGCCCGCAATACGCACACGCGCTGGGTCGCGGGGCGCCGGCGCGAGGACTTCGCGATCGACGTGCCGGCCGCGGTCGCGCTCGTGGAGGCGGAGCAGCCCGACGTGGTCTTCCTGACCTCGCCGAACAACCCCACGGGCACCGCGCTGGCACCCGAGGAGCTCCGCGCCGTGCTCGACGTGGCGCCCGGCATGGTCGTGGTCGACGAGGCCTACGCGGAGTTCCGGCGTGAGGGGACGCCCACCGCGCTCGAGCTGCTCGCCGGCCACCCGCGGCTGATCGTCACCCGCACCATGAGCAAGGCGTTCGCCCTCGCCGGGGGACGGCTGGGCTACCTCGCCGCCGATCCGGCGGTCGTCGACGCGCTGCGGATCGTGCGGCTGCCGTACCACCTCTCCTCGGTCACCCAGGCCACCGCGCTCGGCGCCCTGCGGCACACCGACGAGCTGCTCGCCCAGGTCGACGCGCTGCGCACGACACGCGACGAGACGGCCGACTGGCTCGCCGAGCGCGGGTACGACGTGGCCGCGTCCGACGCGAACTTCGTCCTGTTCGGGCATTTCCCCGATCGTCACGCCGTGTGGGAGGGTTTGGTCGATCGAGGCGTCCTGATCCGCGAGGTGGGACCCGACGGTTGGCTCCGGGTGTCGATCGGCACCCCGGAGGAGATGCAGGCGTTCCGCGCCGCACTGATGGAGGTGGGCCCCCGATGAGCAGCAGGACCGCACGGATCGAGCGGAAGACGTCCGAGTCGCACGTCGTCGTCGAGCTCGACCTCGACGGCACCGGCCGCACGGAGATCAGCACGGGCGTGGGCTTCTACGACCACATGCTCACGGCGCTGGGCCGTCACTCGCTCATCGACCTCACCGTCCGCTCCGAGGGCGACCTGCACATCGACGCCCACCACACGGTGGAGGACACGGCGATCTGCATCGGCGAGGCGCTCCGCGAGGCGCTCGGCGACAAGGCCGGGATCCGTCGCTACGGCAACGCCATGATCCCGCTCGACGAGGCCGTCGCCCAGTGCGTCGTCGACGTGTCGGGCCGCCCCTACTTCGTGCACACCGGCGAGCCCGAGCGGCAGATCACCGCGATCATCGGCGGCTCGTACATCGGCTCGCTGACCTCGCACGTCTTCGAGTCGATCGCGCACCACGCCGGGATCACGCTGCACATGAACCTCATCTCCGGGCGCGACCCGCACCACATCGCCGAGTGCCAGTTCAAGGCGCTCGCGCGGGCCCTGCGTGCCGCCGTCGAGCCCGACCCGCGCGAGACGGGGATCCCGTCGACCAAGGGCGCGCTGTGAGCGGAGCGCCGGCATGACCACCGTCGCCGTCCTCGACTACGGCTCGGGCAACCTCCGCTCCGCCGTGCGCGCCGTCGAGCGCGCGGGGGAGTCGCGGGGCGTCGACGTCGTCCTGACCGCCGACCGCGAGGTCGCCGAGCAGGCCGACGGCCTGCTGGTGCCCGGCGTCGGCGCGTTCGACGCCTGCATGAAGGGCCTGCGGGCGGTCGACGGCGAGCGGATCATCGAGCGACGCCTCATCGCCGGCCGTCCCGTCCTGGGCATCTGCGTGGGCATGCAGATCCTCTTCGCCGAGGGCATCGAGCACGGCGTGCGCAGCACCGGGTGCGGCGAGTGGCCCGGCACGGTGGAGAAGATCCAGGCGCCGATCGTGCCGCACATGGGCTGGGACACGGTGGAGCCGCCCGCCGACACGGTGATGTTCGCCGGGATCGAGTCGGAGCGCTTCTACTTCGTGCACTCCTACGGCGTGCGCGAGTGGCTGCTCGACGCCGAGGGCACGGCCTTCCGGGCGCCGGGCGTCACGTGGACGCAGTACGGGGGCGACCGCTTCGTCTCCGCCGTCGAGCACGGCCCGCTGTGGGCCACGCAGTTCCACCCGGAGAAGTCCGGCGACGCCGGCCGCCGCCTGCTCGAGAACTGGATCGCGACCCTCTAGCCGCGGTCAGGCGCGGTAGCGCTCCGGCCGGTGGTTGAACGCCAGCACCACGTTGAGGATCACCGCGCCGAGCGCGGACAGCAGCACGTTGTCCCACGGCACCACCAGCAGGGCGGCCAGGACCACGAGGAGGTCAAGGGCCATCTGCACGTACCCGGCGCGCAGGCCGGCCTGCTCCTGCGCGATGAGCGCCAGCACGCTGAAGCCGCCGAGGCTCGAGCCGTGCCGGAACAGGATGAGGATGCCCACGCCCGCCAGCAGGTTGCCCGTGGCGATCCCGTAGACGGGGGCGAGGTCGGGGGAGGGGATCATCTCGGCGTGCACCGCGGTGAACAGCGACATCAGCGCGACGGCGATCACGGACCTCACCGTGAACCGCCAGCCCTTCTTCCACAGCGCGAGGGCGAAGAACGGCACGTTCGCCAGGAGCAGCACGGCCGGGAGCGGCAGGGCCACGGCGTAGGTGATCAGCAGCGACAGGCCGGCGGTGCCGCCGGTGACGGCGTGCGCCTCGTACAGCAGGTGCAGGCCCAGCGAGGCCAGCCACGTGCCGGTGAGCACGCCCAGCACGTCCTCGGCGGGCGTGTGGGGCAGCGTGACGGCGGACGGCTCGGTGGGGTCCTCGGCGTCGACCGGGGCGTGCTCGGGGTGGCTGTCGTTCATGGCCCGCCCACTCTACGGAGGGCGGTCGATACGATCGCGGGGTGACTCTCGAACTCCTCCCCGCCGTCGACGTCGCCGAGGGCCAGGCCGTGCGCCTGGTCCAGGGCGAGCTCGGCAGCGAGACGTCCTATGGCTCCCCGCTCGACGCCGCCCTGCAGTGGCAGGCCGACGGTGCGGAGTGGATCCACCTGGTCGACCTCGACGCCGCCTTCGGCAAGGGCAGCAACCGCGACCTGCTGGCCGAGGTCGTGGGCCGCCTGGACGTGAAGGTGGAGCTCTCGGGCGGCATCCGAGACGACGAGTCGCTCGACGCCGCGATGGCCACCGGCTGCCGTCGGGTCAACCTCGGCACGGCCGCCATCGAGGATCCCGACTGGTGCCGCTCGGCGATCGCCCGGTATGGCGACCGGGTCGCGGTGGGCCTCGACGTCCGCGGCCGCACTCTGGCCGCCCGGGGCTGGACGAAGGAGGGTGGCGACCTGTTCGAGGTCCTGGCCCGCCTGGACGCCGACGGCTGCGCGCGCTACGTGGTCACCGACGTCACGAAGGACGGCACGCTCACGGGTCCGAACCTCGACCTCCTGCGTCAGGTGTGCGAGCAGACCGACAAGCCGGTCGTCGCCTCGGGCGGTGTCTCGAGCCTCGACGACCTGCGCGCGATCGCCACGCTGACCGGCATCGGCGTCGAGGGCGCGATCGTCGGCAAGGCGCTCTACGCCGGGGCCTTCACGCTGCCCGACGCGCTGGCCGCGGTCGCGGAGTAGTCGTGACCGGCCTCGTGCGGTGGGAGGGCTTCAGTGCCGATCCGCGTCGTGCGGAGGTGGCCGGCATCCGCGCGGGCGACCAGGACCGCGAGACGGCGGTCGAGGCCCTGCGGGAGGCCTACGCCGACGGCCGGCTCGACCGGATCGAGTTCGACCGCAGGTCCCACAGCGCCCTGGCGGCCACGCTGCTGGGGGAGTTCGTGCCCCTGCTGCAGGACCTCGAGGCGCCCACTCCCGCGGCCCTGTCCGTGCACGAGGAGGCGCTGCGGCGCTACCGGCGGGAGACGCGTGACGCCCGCAACGGGGTCGTGGCGATCGGGGTCATGACGAGCGGGATCTGGGGAGCCACCAGCATCGCGAGCGGCGAGCTGCTCTTCTTCTGGCCGATCTTCCCGATCCTCGGCGTCGGCGTCGGTTGGCTCATGCACGTGGTCAACCGGGGGCAGCGCATCGAGCACCACGAGCGAAGGATCGAGCGCCGGCTGAGCCGGCGCGAGGACGAAGAGGACGACGAGAGCTGACGCTCAGCAGCCGTCGCGCATGAGGTCGGGACGCGTGCCCGTGGTGACCTCGACCATCAGCACCTCGCTGGTGGGCTCGATCGACTCGGGGTCCTCCGTGAACAGGAAGCCCAGCCAGGCATCGCCCTCGGTGACGAACACGCCCGTCTGTCCGTAGCCGGCCTCGATCATCTCGGCGGTCTCGTAGACGCCGGTCACGTCCTTCAGGGTGCTGCCGACGCCCAGGCCGGCGGCGGTGCGGGGCTGCTCGCCGCGCACGCCGAAGGAGACGACGGTGCCGTCCTCCTTCGTCAGCACGTCGAGCGAGGAGGCGTAGTCGGACTTCCACCCGAGCGGCTCGCTGCGGCCGCACTCCTCGCCGGGGACCTCGACGTCGGCGTCGAACAGGCCGGTGGCGAGCGCCTCGTCGCGCGACAT
This genomic interval from Aeromicrobium choanae contains the following:
- the hisD gene encoding histidinol dehydrogenase, with protein sequence MLRRLDLRDQTDGYRDAVPRAEVDVEHALAAVVPICDDVRDRGAAAVLDAGERFDGVRSERLRVSAEDIEKARLGLDPAVLDAIDESITRLRATCEAELERTVSVEVAPGALVERRIVPMQRVGLYVPGGLAPLVSTVIMNAVPAQVAGVPGIALASPPQVEFGGLPHPTILAACARLGIDEVYAAGGAQALAMLAYGTEENEPVNLVTGPGNIYVAAAKRHLQGVVAIDSEAGPTEIAIVADSTADPAFVASDLISQAEHDPMAAAVLITDSLELADAVDAELTRQVPLARHEERIRTALAGSQSATVLVRDTDQGVDVANAYAAEHLEIQTADAPAVADRIVNAGAVFVGSFAPVSLGDYAAGSNHVLPTAGCACHSSGLSVRAFVKNMHVVTYSEAALRDVGPQVVTLAEAEDLPSHGAAVTARLERGQ
- a CDS encoding histidinol-phosphate transaminase; this translates as MTVPSWVPIRDELRNEEPYGAPQIDVPVRLNTNENPYGPSEKAAADIAGAVHQAALELNRYPDREAWALREALAAYLGHGLTADRVWAANGSNEVMQQILQAFGGPGRTVLSFAPTYSMYPEYARNTHTRWVAGRRREDFAIDVPAAVALVEAEQPDVVFLTSPNNPTGTALAPEELRAVLDVAPGMVVVDEAYAEFRREGTPTALELLAGHPRLIVTRTMSKAFALAGGRLGYLAADPAVVDALRIVRLPYHLSSVTQATALGALRHTDELLAQVDALRTTRDETADWLAERGYDVAASDANFVLFGHFPDRHAVWEGLVDRGVLIREVGPDGWLRVSIGTPEEMQAFRAALMEVGPR
- the hisB gene encoding imidazoleglycerol-phosphate dehydratase HisB yields the protein MSSRTARIERKTSESHVVVELDLDGTGRTEISTGVGFYDHMLTALGRHSLIDLTVRSEGDLHIDAHHTVEDTAICIGEALREALGDKAGIRRYGNAMIPLDEAVAQCVVDVSGRPYFVHTGEPERQITAIIGGSYIGSLTSHVFESIAHHAGITLHMNLISGRDPHHIAECQFKALARALRAAVEPDPRETGIPSTKGAL
- the hisH gene encoding imidazole glycerol phosphate synthase subunit HisH, producing MTTVAVLDYGSGNLRSAVRAVERAGESRGVDVVLTADREVAEQADGLLVPGVGAFDACMKGLRAVDGERIIERRLIAGRPVLGICVGMQILFAEGIEHGVRSTGCGEWPGTVEKIQAPIVPHMGWDTVEPPADTVMFAGIESERFYFVHSYGVREWLLDAEGTAFRAPGVTWTQYGGDRFVSAVEHGPLWATQFHPEKSGDAGRRLLENWIATL
- a CDS encoding YitT family protein, whose translation is MNDSHPEHAPVDAEDPTEPSAVTLPHTPAEDVLGVLTGTWLASLGLHLLYEAHAVTGGTAGLSLLITYAVALPLPAVLLLANVPFFALALWKKGWRFTVRSVIAVALMSLFTAVHAEMIPSPDLAPVYGIATGNLLAGVGILILFRHGSSLGGFSVLALIAQEQAGLRAGYVQMALDLLVVLAALLVVPWDNVLLSALGAVILNVVLAFNHRPERYRA
- the priA gene encoding bifunctional 1-(5-phosphoribosyl)-5-((5-phosphoribosylamino)methylideneamino)imidazole-4-carboxamide isomerase/phosphoribosylanthranilate isomerase PriA; the encoded protein is MTLELLPAVDVAEGQAVRLVQGELGSETSYGSPLDAALQWQADGAEWIHLVDLDAAFGKGSNRDLLAEVVGRLDVKVELSGGIRDDESLDAAMATGCRRVNLGTAAIEDPDWCRSAIARYGDRVAVGLDVRGRTLAARGWTKEGGDLFEVLARLDADGCARYVVTDVTKDGTLTGPNLDLLRQVCEQTDKPVVASGGVSSLDDLRAIATLTGIGVEGAIVGKALYAGAFTLPDALAAVAE
- a CDS encoding DUF1707 SHOCT-like domain-containing protein, producing MTGLVRWEGFSADPRRAEVAGIRAGDQDRETAVEALREAYADGRLDRIEFDRRSHSALAATLLGEFVPLLQDLEAPTPAALSVHEEALRRYRRETRDARNGVVAIGVMTSGIWGATSIASGELLFFWPIFPILGVGVGWLMHVVNRGQRIEHHERRIERRLSRREDEEDDES